The Amycolatopsis japonica nucleotide sequence TCGCGCCGGTGGACGAGACCGTTGGACTCCAGCCGCCGGACCGTCTCCGTGAGCACCTTCGTGCTGATCCCGCCCAGCCTTCGCCGCAATTCCGCCGGGCGCAGCGGACCTTCGCGCAGGGCCCACAGCACGACCGGGTTCCACGTGTTCGCCATCAGGTCGAAGGCCAGCCGCGCACGGCAATCGGCGAGGAAGACGTCGTTCATCGGACCTCCGGTAACCATTCGGTACCCGCGCGGCTTTCTACGGTCGGTGTCGTCACTCGATCTTAGGGAGCAGCACATGCGTATCGGTATTTTCGGAGCGGGCGGGATGGCGGAGGCGCTCGGCGGCCAGTGGTCCGGGCACGACGTGATGGTCGCGGCGCGCGATCAGGCGAAGGCCGCCAAGATCTCCGCGCGGGTCGGAACGTGGGCGGAGACCGCCCGCGCGAGCGACGTGATCCTGCTCGCCCTCCCCGCCGCTTCGGTGCCGGAAGTC carries:
- a CDS encoding winged helix-turn-helix transcriptional regulator, with translation MNDVFLADCRARLAFDLMANTWNPVVLWALREGPLRPAELRRRLGGISTKVLTETVRRLESNGLVHRRDCGRTAKVEYSLTDLGTTLLAPIEAFGEWAFRYGDEVMAAQDEAARFRDLA